The Natronoglycomyces albus genome has a segment encoding these proteins:
- a CDS encoding ABC transporter permease, which produces MTTPVAARVFPKTTGMAALFRYRQPLSVLIRRDLAIKYQSTAMGYFWSLAEPLGLALIFWFIFGVVFKRDLGLGEVEYALYIVSGIFAWQWFQQSVSEGANALTGQSRLITVMNVPREIFPVGKVLARYADFVLGFPILVGVAVLFGGTFGWNLMWLLPAMVTQAVMLTGLVFIVAALNVLYRDVKRFLSLFTRLLFYSSPIIYPIARVVDTLEPHQWAVYIYLSNPMVGLFGMYRAAWIPQLAPELWQLGGTVGLAIILLFYGRWIFYQVEPKVLKAL; this is translated from the coding sequence ATGACGACCCCGGTCGCGGCCCGTGTCTTTCCCAAGACCACCGGCATGGCGGCGCTTTTTCGTTACCGCCAGCCGCTGAGCGTTTTGATTCGACGAGACTTGGCGATCAAGTACCAGTCCACGGCGATGGGCTACTTTTGGTCGCTGGCCGAACCGTTGGGCTTGGCGCTGATTTTCTGGTTCATCTTCGGCGTGGTCTTCAAACGCGACCTCGGCCTCGGCGAGGTCGAATATGCGCTGTATATCGTCTCGGGAATCTTTGCGTGGCAATGGTTTCAACAGTCCGTCAGCGAAGGGGCCAACGCGCTGACGGGGCAAAGCCGCCTCATCACGGTCATGAATGTGCCACGCGAGATATTTCCCGTTGGCAAAGTGCTGGCCCGCTACGCGGACTTCGTGCTGGGTTTCCCTATCTTGGTCGGGGTAGCGGTGCTTTTCGGCGGCACGTTTGGATGGAATCTCATGTGGCTACTTCCTGCCATGGTCACCCAAGCGGTCATGTTGACTGGACTGGTTTTCATCGTTGCCGCGCTGAACGTTCTCTATCGTGACGTCAAGCGATTCCTTTCTCTCTTCACTCGGCTGCTGTTCTACTCCTCGCCGATCATCTACCCCATCGCGCGGGTAGTTGACACTTTGGAGCCACACCAGTGGGCGGTCTACATCTATCTTTCGAACCCCATGGTGGGGCTGTTCGGAATGTATCGGGCGGCCTGGATTCCCCAGCTGGCACCGGAACTGTGGCAACTCGGCGGCACCGTTGGATTGGCGATCATCCTGCTCTTCTATGGGCGCTGGATCTTCTATCAGGTGGAACCCAAAGTTCTCAAAGCTCTATAG
- a CDS encoding ABC transporter permease, producing the protein MTAETVAPPPRAGTKGTPPPRPLAVRIWRNYAFKRIRQAIFTIWFVATGTFFLARLMPGDPIDIMAGRLTESGMTHAQARGIAEAIVPYDPHASWYVQYLEFMTGVVTFNYGNMMTRPSTEVTDYIMQYLPWTLFSVGLGVLIAVFVGLGVGMIMAYRRNGTFDHIMTPIASFLAGVPNYLLAAAVVVIGSTWLGLFSFANMRGRLSPGVETGFNMVFIGDALYHAILPVFAYAVTITGGWMLTMKAATTEIMTEDYVMVARARGLKGWRIGSNYIGRNAILPLMPQIALALGTLIGGAVLVERILNYPGIGGMFLESINQRDYPVIQATTIILASTVVIANLICDLLASRLDPRIRLDDTEA; encoded by the coding sequence GTGACAGCTGAGACGGTCGCACCGCCTCCCCGAGCGGGTACGAAAGGAACACCCCCGCCTCGGCCACTCGCCGTGCGCATCTGGCGCAATTACGCCTTCAAACGCATACGACAAGCCATATTCACCATATGGTTCGTCGCCACCGGCACCTTCTTTCTCGCCCGCCTCATGCCCGGCGACCCCATCGACATCATGGCTGGCCGCCTCACCGAATCGGGCATGACCCACGCCCAGGCGCGCGGCATCGCCGAAGCGATCGTCCCCTACGACCCGCACGCCTCCTGGTACGTCCAGTACCTGGAGTTCATGACCGGCGTGGTCACCTTCAACTACGGCAACATGATGACCCGGCCCTCCACAGAGGTCACCGACTACATCATGCAGTACCTGCCGTGGACCCTCTTCTCCGTCGGCCTCGGCGTCCTCATCGCCGTCTTCGTCGGCCTGGGCGTCGGCATGATCATGGCCTACCGGCGTAACGGCACCTTCGACCACATCATGACCCCCATCGCCTCATTCCTCGCCGGAGTTCCCAACTACCTGCTCGCCGCAGCCGTCGTGGTCATCGGATCGACCTGGCTGGGCCTATTCAGCTTCGCCAACATGCGAGGCAGGCTCTCCCCCGGCGTCGAAACCGGCTTCAACATGGTCTTCATCGGAGACGCGCTCTACCACGCCATCCTGCCGGTATTCGCCTACGCGGTCACCATCACCGGCGGCTGGATGCTCACCATGAAAGCCGCCACCACCGAAATCATGACCGAGGACTACGTCATGGTCGCCCGCGCTCGCGGGCTCAAAGGATGGCGTATCGGCTCCAACTACATCGGCCGCAACGCGATCCTGCCGCTCATGCCACAAATCGCCCTCGCGCTGGGAACGCTCATCGGCGGAGCGGTCCTCGTCGAGCGCATCCTCAACTACCCGGGCATCGGCGGAATGTTCCTCGAATCGATCAACCAACGCGACTACCCAGTCATTCAGGCAACCACCATCATTCTCGCCTCGACGGTTGTCATCGCCAACCTCATCTGCGACCTCTTGGCCTCCCGCCTCGACCCCCGCATTCGACTCGACGACACGGAGGCGTAA
- the fahA gene encoding fumarylacetoacetase codes for MTWVDAAEGGFGVHHLPYGAFSTTDDTSVRLGVRIGDHVLDLRKLAANGLVDTAVAAALSTETLNAFMSLGRSAWDATRSRLQEILTDATFQTDVSPLLTPVGDVSLHMPFDPADYVDFYSSEHHATNVGRMFRPDGDALMPNWKHIPIGYHGRSGTLIPSGSDIVRPTGQRRTPDGDIIFGASVRLDIEAEVGFVVGVPSQRGQRVSVDDFADVVFGTVLVNDWSARDIQAWEYQPLGPFLGKSFATSIGSWVTPLAALSAAQVPAPTQDPQVQPYLAEANRYAYDLSISVEWNGTTVANPPFASMYWTPAQQLAHLTVNGASVRSGDFYASGTVSGPEKEQRGSFLELSWAGKEPVKLDDGSTRTFLEDGDTVVLKATAPGPDGSVIELGEVSGTIKPALS; via the coding sequence GTGACTTGGGTAGATGCCGCCGAGGGCGGTTTCGGAGTACACCACCTCCCATACGGAGCCTTCTCCACCACCGACGACACCTCCGTGCGCCTGGGCGTGCGCATCGGGGACCACGTGCTCGACCTGCGCAAACTAGCCGCCAACGGCCTCGTTGACACCGCAGTGGCCGCCGCGCTGTCGACCGAAACCCTCAACGCCTTCATGTCGCTTGGTCGCAGCGCCTGGGATGCCACCCGCTCTCGCCTCCAGGAGATCCTCACTGATGCGACCTTCCAAACCGATGTGTCGCCGCTGCTCACACCCGTCGGTGACGTGAGCCTTCACATGCCGTTTGACCCGGCCGACTATGTCGACTTCTACTCTTCGGAACACCACGCCACCAACGTCGGCCGCATGTTCCGGCCCGACGGCGACGCGTTGATGCCCAACTGGAAGCACATCCCGATCGGCTACCACGGGCGCTCTGGCACCTTGATTCCCTCAGGTAGCGACATTGTGCGCCCCACCGGGCAACGCCGCACCCCCGACGGGGACATTATTTTTGGCGCTAGCGTCCGGCTCGACATCGAGGCCGAAGTGGGCTTCGTCGTCGGCGTGCCCTCCCAACGTGGCCAGCGCGTCAGCGTTGACGACTTTGCCGATGTCGTGTTTGGAACCGTCCTAGTCAACGACTGGTCGGCCCGCGACATTCAGGCTTGGGAGTACCAGCCGCTCGGCCCGTTCCTCGGCAAGTCCTTCGCCACCTCCATTGGCTCCTGGGTGACGCCACTGGCCGCGCTGTCCGCCGCCCAGGTTCCCGCGCCGACCCAAGACCCGCAGGTGCAGCCGTACCTGGCCGAGGCGAACCGCTACGCCTACGACCTGTCGATCTCGGTGGAGTGGAACGGCACTACGGTGGCCAACCCGCCGTTTGCCAGCATGTATTGGACACCAGCCCAGCAGCTGGCGCACCTGACCGTCAACGGTGCCAGCGTGCGCAGTGGCGACTTTTACGCTTCGGGGACGGTCTCCGGGCCCGAGAAGGAGCAGCGTGGATCGTTCCTTGAGCTTTCGTGGGCTGGTAAGGAGCCCGTCAAGTTGGACGACGGCTCGACGCGCACGTTCCTTGAAGACGGCGACACCGTCGTCCTTAAGGCAACCGCTCCCGGCCCCGATGGCTCCGTCATTGAACTGGGCGAGGTCTCCGGAACGATCAAACCGGCGCTGTCCTAA
- a CDS encoding ABC transporter permease, with translation MTSPSPAPEAKRIFPKTTGIMALFRYRQPLSVLVRRDLAVKYQSTTMGYFWSMIEPLGLALIFWFIFGVVFGREGDLPPGVGYPIYIVSGIFAWQWFSSAVNEGSKSLTGQSRLITVMKVPREIFPVGKVFARFADYAMGFPILVGVAILFGGTFGWNMLWLIPALITQAIMLTGMAFIVSAINVLYRDVQRFLTLFTRLLFYSSPIIYPISRVTEALQEHTWVLYAYLANPMVGLFLMHRAAWIPELTPSWWQITSTVTFSVVLLFFGRWIFHRVEPKVLKAL, from the coding sequence ATGACTTCTCCATCTCCCGCGCCAGAAGCGAAACGCATCTTCCCCAAAACCACGGGAATCATGGCGCTGTTTCGCTACCGCCAGCCATTGAGCGTGCTGGTGCGTCGCGATTTGGCGGTCAAATACCAGTCCACCACCATGGGCTACTTCTGGTCGATGATCGAGCCGCTGGGCCTGGCCCTGATCTTCTGGTTCATCTTTGGGGTCGTCTTCGGCCGCGAAGGAGACTTGCCTCCGGGCGTGGGCTACCCGATCTACATCGTCTCGGGAATTTTCGCCTGGCAATGGTTCTCATCGGCGGTCAACGAAGGCTCTAAGTCCCTCACCGGGCAAAGTCGCCTCATCACCGTCATGAAAGTCCCGCGTGAAATCTTCCCCGTGGGCAAGGTGTTCGCCCGATTCGCCGACTACGCGATGGGTTTCCCCATCCTCGTCGGCGTCGCCATCCTCTTCGGCGGTACGTTCGGCTGGAACATGCTGTGGCTGATTCCCGCCCTGATCACCCAAGCCATCATGCTCACCGGTATGGCGTTCATCGTCTCGGCGATCAACGTGCTCTACCGCGACGTGCAACGCTTCCTCACCCTCTTCACCCGGCTGCTGTTCTACTCCTCGCCGATCATCTACCCGATCAGCCGCGTCACCGAAGCCCTGCAAGAGCACACCTGGGTCCTCTACGCCTATCTGGCCAACCCCATGGTGGGGCTATTCCTTATGCACCGCGCCGCTTGGATACCCGAACTGACCCCGTCGTGGTGGCAAATCACCTCAACGGTGACGTTCTCGGTGGTCCTGCTGTTCTTCGGACGTTGGATCTTCCACCGGGTCGAGCCGAAGGTCCTCAAAGCCCTCTAG
- a CDS encoding NADP-dependent isocitrate dehydrogenase produces MAKKIKVVNPVVELDGDEMTRIIWKKIKDELIHPYLDVDLKYFDLSVENRDATDDQVTVDAANAIKEHNVGVKCATITPDEARVEEFGLKKMWRSPNGTIRNILGGVVFREPIIMSNVPRLVPGWTQPIIIGRHAHGDQYKATDFKVDKPGTLTVTFQPDDGSEPMEFEVARYPEGGGVAMSMYNYRKSIEDFARASFRYGLARNYPVYMSTKNTILKAYDGMFKDIFQEIFDAEFKADFDAKGLTYEHRLIDDMVAAALKWEGGYVWACKNYDGDVQSDTVAQGFGSLGLMTSVLMTPDGKTVEAEAAHGTVTRHYRQWQEGKKTSTNPIASIFAWTRGLAHRGKLDNTPEVTEFAQKLEQVIIDTVEGGQMTKDLALLVGADAPWLTTDEFMDALNVNLAKAMN; encoded by the coding sequence ATGGCGAAGAAAATCAAGGTAGTCAACCCGGTCGTCGAGCTTGACGGCGACGAAATGACCCGCATCATCTGGAAAAAGATCAAAGATGAGCTCATCCACCCCTACCTTGACGTGGATCTGAAGTACTTTGACCTCTCGGTGGAAAACCGCGACGCGACCGATGACCAGGTCACCGTCGATGCCGCCAATGCCATTAAAGAGCACAACGTCGGCGTCAAGTGTGCCACCATCACCCCCGACGAAGCGCGCGTGGAGGAATTCGGCCTCAAGAAGATGTGGCGCTCGCCCAACGGGACCATCCGTAACATCCTCGGCGGCGTGGTCTTCCGTGAGCCGATCATCATGAGCAACGTGCCGCGCCTGGTGCCCGGCTGGACCCAGCCGATCATTATCGGCCGTCACGCCCACGGTGACCAGTACAAGGCAACGGACTTCAAGGTCGACAAGCCCGGAACCCTGACCGTGACCTTCCAGCCCGACGACGGCTCCGAGCCGATGGAGTTCGAGGTCGCTCGCTATCCAGAGGGCGGCGGCGTCGCGATGAGCATGTACAACTACCGCAAGTCGATCGAAGACTTCGCCCGTGCGTCGTTCCGCTACGGCCTAGCGCGCAACTACCCGGTCTACATGTCGACCAAGAACACCATCTTGAAAGCCTACGACGGCATGTTCAAGGACATCTTCCAGGAGATCTTCGACGCCGAGTTCAAGGCTGACTTCGACGCCAAGGGCCTCACCTACGAGCACCGCCTCATCGACGACATGGTCGCGGCGGCGTTGAAGTGGGAAGGCGGATACGTCTGGGCCTGCAAGAACTATGACGGCGACGTGCAGTCGGACACTGTGGCGCAGGGCTTCGGCTCGCTGGGCCTCATGACCTCTGTGCTGATGACCCCCGACGGAAAGACCGTCGAGGCTGAGGCCGCGCACGGGACCGTGACCCGTCACTACCGCCAGTGGCAAGAGGGCAAGAAGACCTCTACGAACCCGATCGCCTCGATCTTCGCCTGGACCCGTGGGCTGGCCCACCGTGGCAAGCTCGACAACACCCCTGAGGTGACGGAGTTCGCGCAGAAGCTGGAGCAGGTCATCATCGACACTGTCGAGGGCGGTCAGATGACGAAGGACCTCGCCCTGCTGGTCGGCGCGGATGCCCCGTGGCTGACCACTGATGAGTTCATGGATGCGCTAAATGTCAATTTGGCGAAGGCCATGAACTAG
- a CDS encoding sugar phosphate nucleotidyltransferase, which produces MQGVILAAGQGVRLRPDTDNLPKTLLSVSDDDTLLDTIVANLAEVGITDIALVTGHAAEALEAHAPILKSRYGVNPTLVANDRPDWNNAYSLWCAREYFADGALIVNGDTLHPSSVERVILDTSQHGINLAIDNVKDLTDEAMKVRLADDGSVNRITKEMPIDGSYGEFIGISRINADTSAAVTTALAEIWRNQPDLYYEDAYQLLAADGLLLPAPIGAVDWVEVDDHADLAKARQLACRS; this is translated from the coding sequence ATGCAAGGCGTAATTCTCGCTGCCGGGCAAGGAGTGCGGCTGCGGCCCGACACCGACAACCTGCCCAAAACCCTCCTGAGCGTGTCCGACGATGACACCCTCTTGGACACCATCGTCGCCAACCTCGCCGAAGTCGGCATCACCGACATCGCGCTCGTCACCGGCCACGCCGCCGAAGCACTCGAAGCCCACGCACCCATCCTCAAGTCCCGCTACGGCGTCAACCCGACCCTCGTCGCCAACGACCGCCCGGACTGGAACAACGCCTACTCGCTGTGGTGCGCCCGCGAATACTTCGCCGACGGCGCCCTCATCGTCAACGGCGACACCCTCCACCCCTCCTCGGTCGAGCGCGTCATCCTCGACACCAGCCAGCACGGCATCAACCTGGCTATCGACAACGTCAAAGACCTCACCGACGAAGCCATGAAGGTGCGCCTGGCCGACGACGGCTCCGTCAACCGCATCACCAAAGAAATGCCCATCGACGGAAGCTACGGCGAATTCATCGGCATCAGCCGCATTAACGCCGACACCTCCGCTGCCGTCACCACAGCGCTGGCCGAGATCTGGCGGAACCAGCCGGACCTCTACTACGAAGACGCCTATCAGCTCCTGGCTGCCGACGGGCTCCTGCTCCCCGCCCCCATCGGGGCCGTGGACTGGGTCGAAGTCGACGACCACGCCGACCTGGCGAAGGCCCGGCAGCTGGCATGCCGCTCCTAG
- a CDS encoding iron-containing alcohol dehydrogenase family protein yields MPLLARTILAPIAVEVSAGALQTLPDLLVDTRISSGGRVAIVLGPGLGKRLDEQLRTTFPDAVILHIVPGSIEAASMLSVKLRESDQVGRGVDALVGIGGGRLIDTAKYAATQLGLPMVAVATSLAHDGIASPTASLEREGHSVSYGVHIPLAVLVDLDLVRTAPIAQLRAGAGDALSNLSATADWQLAAAVKGEALDGLALSLARTGAEAVLRHPLGADALSGNPQHNPEDFLATLANGLIQGGLAMAIAGSSRPCSGGCHEIAHALETLHPGCALHGEQGALGALFCTYLRGDANLFSELADGLGRFGLPRLPSDIGLTSEQFTDVVLHAPMTRPGRYTILEHKSLERDTITGLLADIEGELA; encoded by the coding sequence ATGCCGCTCCTAGCCCGCACCATCCTCGCGCCCATCGCCGTGGAGGTGAGCGCCGGAGCGTTGCAAACCCTCCCGGACCTCCTCGTCGACACGCGCATCTCCTCCGGCGGCCGGGTCGCCATCGTCCTTGGCCCCGGACTGGGCAAACGCCTGGATGAGCAGCTGCGCACGACCTTTCCCGACGCCGTCATTCTCCATATCGTCCCTGGCTCCATCGAGGCGGCGAGCATGCTGTCGGTGAAGCTGCGCGAATCCGATCAAGTCGGCCGCGGGGTAGACGCTCTGGTCGGTATCGGCGGCGGACGTCTCATCGACACCGCTAAATACGCCGCCACCCAGTTGGGCCTACCCATGGTCGCTGTGGCGACCAGTCTCGCCCACGACGGCATCGCTTCCCCGACGGCTTCCCTGGAGAGAGAAGGCCACTCGGTCTCCTACGGTGTGCACATACCGCTGGCCGTTCTGGTTGACCTAGACCTCGTGCGCACCGCACCCATCGCCCAGTTGCGGGCAGGAGCTGGAGACGCCCTGTCCAACCTTTCGGCCACCGCCGACTGGCAGCTTGCGGCCGCCGTCAAAGGTGAAGCGCTCGACGGACTCGCGCTTTCCTTGGCCCGCACCGGAGCTGAAGCGGTCCTGCGGCATCCGCTCGGAGCCGACGCTCTCTCGGGCAACCCTCAGCACAACCCCGAAGACTTCCTGGCCACCTTGGCCAACGGTCTGATTCAAGGTGGCTTGGCCATGGCCATCGCCGGGTCGTCCCGCCCTTGTTCTGGGGGCTGCCACGAGATCGCCCACGCCCTGGAAACCCTGCATCCGGGATGTGCCCTCCACGGCGAACAAGGCGCATTGGGGGCGCTCTTTTGCACCTACCTGCGCGGCGACGCCAATCTTTTTAGCGAACTGGCCGATGGCCTAGGCCGATTCGGTCTGCCACGTCTGCCTTCCGACATCGGGCTCACCAGCGAACAGTTCACCGATGTGGTACTCCACGCGCCCATGACCCGGCCGGGCCGCTACACCATCTTGGAACATAAATCGCTCGAACGCGACACCATCACCGGCCTGCTGGCCGACATCGAAGGCGAACTGGCCTGA
- a CDS encoding ABC transporter ATP-binding protein: MSNEPILSVRDLSIAYQTGKNEEVTAVSGVNLDLYAGQSLALVGESGCGKTTLGLGLLRLLPTMGQIRSGELNFRRKDGSIVDLMQLKREPMRRFRWSEAAIVFQGAMNAFNPVRRIQDHFADTLIDHAHQQKWTKKEIEERSAELLEMVRLEPARVLPAFPHELSGGMKQRALIALAMALNPQLLILDEPTTALDLLTQRGIVQQLHEIREKFGFTMVFITHDLGLAAELSDRVATMYAGRIIETGTSRDIFYNPQHPYTAGLINAVMPVKGDLPALESIPGSPPSLSSLPSGCAFEPRCSLALGECSVKPIPLQTITKRYMGRSHAAACVRPGEVDFDRRLTHDDPAPVPLPNTVEHRPASTTRPVRGAQPETKGAANV; this comes from the coding sequence ATGAGCAACGAACCCATTCTTTCGGTCCGCGATCTCAGCATCGCCTACCAGACTGGAAAAAACGAGGAAGTCACGGCAGTCTCCGGAGTCAACCTCGACCTGTACGCAGGGCAGTCGCTTGCCCTGGTCGGTGAGTCCGGTTGCGGCAAGACCACTCTCGGGCTTGGTCTGTTGCGGTTGCTGCCCACCATGGGCCAGATCCGCTCCGGCGAGTTGAACTTTCGACGCAAAGACGGCTCCATTGTAGACCTCATGCAGCTCAAGCGCGAGCCCATGCGACGCTTTCGCTGGTCCGAAGCCGCCATCGTCTTCCAGGGCGCGATGAACGCCTTCAACCCGGTACGCCGCATCCAAGACCATTTTGCCGACACCTTGATTGACCACGCCCACCAGCAAAAGTGGACCAAAAAGGAAATAGAAGAACGCTCCGCCGAACTGCTGGAAATGGTGCGACTCGAACCGGCGCGCGTGCTCCCTGCATTCCCGCACGAACTCTCCGGCGGCATGAAACAGCGCGCGCTCATCGCCTTGGCGATGGCACTAAACCCGCAACTGCTCATTTTGGATGAGCCGACCACGGCCCTGGACCTGTTGACACAGCGGGGAATCGTGCAGCAACTGCACGAGATCAGGGAAAAGTTCGGCTTCACCATGGTGTTCATCACCCACGACCTTGGCCTGGCCGCCGAACTGTCCGACCGGGTGGCGACCATGTACGCCGGACGGATCATCGAAACCGGAACCTCGCGTGACATCTTCTACAACCCGCAACACCCCTACACGGCCGGACTGATCAACGCGGTCATGCCCGTCAAGGGTGACCTGCCGGCTCTCGAATCGATTCCCGGCTCCCCGCCGAGTCTGTCCTCGCTGCCCTCCGGCTGCGCCTTCGAGCCACGATGCAGCCTGGCCTTGGGCGAATGCTCCGTCAAGCCGATCCCGTTGCAGACCATCACCAAGCGGTACATGGGCCGCTCCCACGCCGCCGCGTGCGTCCGACCCGGCGAGGTTGACTTTGATCGTCGCCTCACCCACGACGACCCGGCCCCGGTGCCGCTACCGAACACCGTCGAACATCGCCCCGCCAGCACAACTAGGCCTGTCCGCGGAGCCCAGCCCGAAACAAAAGGAGCCGCCAATGTCTGA
- a CDS encoding ABC transporter ATP-binding protein codes for MSETELLRLDNIEQVFSTKGGDVPAVGGVDLKVERGKVLCLVGESGCGKTTTARAAAGLIRPTSGHIAYEGQDVKHMTRKERFDFRRAVQYIHQDPYAALNPTRTIYSTLTAGLRKHRIVTGRARSRARAVELLERVDLTPAESYLDKYPHQLSGGQRQRVNVARSLAMDPEVLICDESTSMLDVSIRVSILNTLGKLRDELNVGFLFITHDLAVAKYFAWDGEIAVMYLGKVVEHGPTPQVINDPQHPYTKALIAAVCEPDPDSARRVDATAGLRSANIPSLTNLPSGCTFHPRCPLFAAGTCDATEPPLVRLDGRRRLACHVVARDHKQAQAVG; via the coding sequence ATGTCTGAGACTGAGCTGCTGCGCCTAGACAACATCGAGCAGGTCTTCTCCACCAAAGGAGGGGACGTTCCCGCTGTGGGGGGTGTGGACCTCAAGGTCGAGCGGGGCAAAGTGCTGTGCTTGGTCGGAGAGTCCGGCTGTGGCAAAACCACCACCGCTCGCGCCGCCGCCGGGCTGATTCGGCCCACCTCGGGCCACATTGCCTATGAGGGTCAGGATGTCAAACACATGACCCGCAAGGAGCGCTTTGACTTCCGTCGGGCCGTGCAGTACATCCACCAAGACCCGTACGCGGCGCTCAACCCGACCCGCACGATCTATTCCACATTGACCGCTGGTTTGCGTAAACACCGGATCGTCACCGGCCGTGCCCGCTCGCGCGCGCGGGCCGTCGAACTGCTCGAACGAGTCGACCTCACCCCGGCCGAAAGCTACCTGGACAAGTATCCGCACCAGCTCTCCGGCGGCCAGCGCCAGCGGGTCAACGTGGCCCGATCCTTGGCGATGGACCCCGAGGTGCTCATCTGTGATGAGTCGACTTCGATGCTGGATGTGTCGATCCGGGTCAGCATTCTCAACACGCTGGGGAAGCTACGTGACGAGTTGAATGTGGGGTTCTTGTTCATCACTCATGACTTGGCCGTGGCGAAGTATTTCGCCTGGGATGGGGAGATCGCGGTCATGTACTTGGGGAAGGTCGTTGAGCACGGCCCGACTCCGCAGGTGATCAATGATCCGCAGCATCCGTACACGAAGGCGTTGATCGCGGCGGTGTGCGAGCCGGATCCGGATTCGGCTCGGCGCGTGGACGCGACGGCTGGGCTGCGGTCAGCCAACATCCCCAGTTTGACCAACCTGCCTTCAGGATGCACTTTCCATCCGCGTTGCCCGCTGTTCGCGGCGGGTACTTGCGATGCGACCGAACCGCCGCTGGTCCGTCTGGACGGTCGACGGCGGCTGGCCTGCCATGTGGTGGCACGTGACCACAAGCAGGCGCAGGCGGTGGGGTGA
- a CDS encoding ABC transporter permease, producing the protein MTKALLDAPPEFDKPASTGRLIWNGLTRSPSGFAGGMIVLFIVLLSFVGPFFVDSTLPTDTSKIWNGPSAEHWLGTQYQGKDTFTILILSGAQPIWIGTLAAFTAIFIAVFLGAIAGYFRGSLDNRLLQLTDTVITIPQFLLMLAIVAFFRNLPAVAVALIVGFTTWPVLMRSIRMQVMSLKEREFVEAAKLQQLGAARIIFREILPNMAGFIFVSFILAINNAIYAVVGLYLLGLLPITDYNWGLMIQEAWSQNAYLNSNALPYVLAPLTMIILFQIGLVTLGRSLEQALNPRLRER; encoded by the coding sequence ATGACGAAAGCGCTCCTCGACGCCCCACCGGAATTCGACAAGCCCGCCAGCACCGGGCGCTTGATCTGGAACGGGCTCACCCGATCGCCCTCCGGATTCGCCGGTGGCATGATCGTCCTGTTCATCGTCCTGCTGTCCTTCGTCGGCCCCTTCTTTGTGGACTCGACCCTGCCCACCGACACCTCCAAGATCTGGAACGGCCCCTCAGCCGAACACTGGCTAGGCACCCAATATCAGGGCAAGGACACCTTCACGATCCTCATCCTCTCCGGGGCCCAGCCGATCTGGATCGGGACACTCGCCGCGTTCACCGCGATCTTCATCGCCGTCTTCCTCGGAGCCATCGCTGGCTACTTCCGCGGCTCACTGGACAACCGGCTATTGCAGCTGACCGACACCGTCATCACCATCCCGCAGTTCCTGCTGATGCTGGCCATCGTCGCGTTCTTCCGCAACCTGCCCGCGGTGGCCGTGGCGCTCATCGTCGGATTCACCACCTGGCCAGTCCTCATGCGTTCCATCCGCATGCAAGTCATGTCCCTGAAAGAACGCGAATTCGTCGAGGCCGCCAAGCTGCAACAACTCGGCGCCGCCCGCATCATCTTCCGGGAGATCCTGCCCAACATGGCCGGGTTCATCTTCGTGAGCTTCATTCTGGCCATCAACAACGCCATCTACGCCGTCGTGGGCCTCTACCTGCTGGGACTGTTGCCCATCACCGACTACAACTGGGGCCTCATGATCCAAGAGGCGTGGTCCCAAAACGCCTACCTCAACTCCAACGCACTCCCCTACGTGCTCGCACCACTGACGATGATCATCTTGTTCCAAATCGGACTAGTCACACTGGGACGATCACTCGAACAGGCGCTTAACCCACGGCTGCGGGAAAGGTAA
- a CDS encoding transposase family protein translates to MRTRLFGQMSPCCLCILLSCVSSLLHGIEREQHRGLCIRLKEEARSTAHGTVVLIDGTLCPTWSWRGKKEMYNGKHHRTGHTLTVISTLEGQTVYICDSYPGATHDKTASTRPDVSSTLENSHTAIGDNGYQATPCLTPYKNHRNQPLTTAQQQVNSQINKLRAPVERATAQLKT, encoded by the coding sequence ATGCGAACAAGATTGTTTGGACAAATGTCGCCCTGTTGTCTGTGTATTTTGTTATCGTGTGTTTCCTCTTTGTTGCATGGTATAGAAAGGGAGCAGCATAGAGGCTTATGCATAAGGCTCAAGGAAGAAGCCCGATCAACCGCACACGGCACCGTCGTTCTTATCGACGGGACCCTGTGTCCGACCTGGTCATGGCGAGGAAAGAAAGAAATGTACAACGGCAAACACCACCGCACCGGTCACACCCTGACTGTCATCTCCACACTCGAAGGCCAAACAGTGTATATCTGCGATTCCTACCCCGGAGCTACCCACGACAAAACCGCCTCGACCAGGCCCGACGTCTCCTCAACTCTGGAAAATTCACACACTGCCATCGGAGACAACGGCTACCAAGCAACACCATGCCTAACCCCGTACAAGAACCATCGAAACCAGCCACTCACCACCGCACAACAACAGGTGAACTCCCAGATCAATAAACTCCGCGCCCCCGTTGAACGTGCCACCGCCCAACTAAAAACCTGA